The Garra rufa chromosome 18, GarRuf1.0, whole genome shotgun sequence genome window below encodes:
- the ncoa6 gene encoding nuclear receptor coactivator 6 isoform X2, whose product MAHQLSPDAQSPRAVPLTDHDSGVEDEDDGCSSPATSSTIYVAFKGNMNDEDFQGKLDTILHGMPDMLLLGTKKLEPERVEPWNSVRVTFNIPREAAERLRLLAQNNQQQLRDLGILSVQIEGEGAINVAVVQGRSQEVRVNGPLGAPGQMRMDVGFPMQQGQAAMRMNNPSVSMMPPGANMAAQGMVPNSGGPMQPRAPRPPLQTDTMDPMLSGLALQQQQQQLQHPQVGQGPLGNLGPQGHHMQAMQANRQLNPAALQQLQQQQQQHQQQQVQMAQLGGARGPFNPSNQMPVPPGWNQLPSGVLQPPPVQGPMGPAWRKAPPQPQMGQRQPSLASVQTPNHPPPPYPFGSQQAFNPMAQHQLQQQQQQQTGANQFVTPQPKVPQGAPGVVVSRAPPPMPPSSAPQGNLTAKSPGSSSSPFQQGSPGTPPMMGQGQGQLGPRPTTPQGFPQGVGSPGRAVMGQQGNIQPGFMGIPQHAQVSQGGMGGMPKRMPMGFPNAPVNQNFGQGQVNTTGAGSTPQLQNSQTLANAGVQSSASAPNHMQANPLQGAGMTHHGGMPAQPPGTTSGGSMGQPQQGLQTQMMGVPQSQHQTQVVASTQSQMVQSQTGGQTVLSRPVNAGQRGMTPPKQMMPPQGQGIMQNQNQLGGGPGHQALLLQQQQQQQQQQQQQQQQQQQQQQQQQQQQQQQQQNAMMEHIVASQIQGNKQAFGPKGQPGVMQGQMMRGPSPNVQGNLPQFQSQMGQQQMTPQQHQQQQQQMAHLQQQQQQLQQQQLQQQQLQQQQLQLQHQQPQQSQMQQQQLQQPHQQMVQQQPQQIPMNGNPNQALGMHGAQMRLPGNHHLVQQQLQQKQQQQQVMLQQQQASQQHQHQLGDSSGNADISQQMVSDLQNQQQQQGMLGSTQHLQVGNGHFPGHGMSFNPQFAGQMPIGGPCVQTGGFPVNKDVTLTSPLLVNLLQSDISASQFGPGGKQGTGAAAANQAKPKKKKPPRKKKPKVEEGQQSADGLCGLDSLPHGMEEEMQGLGSDQGSGIDSNSKLPEFSNRPGLPGQSGDQRVLQQMPMQFMPPQQQQQIQQQMQQQHQQIQQQQLQQMQQQHQQIQQQQQQQQQLQQQQMQMQSMQGPQGQAGTSQGAHHVQTQIHSQQSMQMQQQQQQQQPPPQHLQQQLQSQPQQQQQQAQQQQQQHQQQQQQQQQQMMMMLKMQQEAKNRMPLQQGGHMPKGLVNPNDPSQRMPVSQPSNMPVMIDLQGHGGVPPSPDKARGMPLMVNPPLTGPARRTPHSEVGQPTPPEETPGNHSMQDRGPLEMGQQSGNGNQPMIPNQGPNTHLMKSVPLSVPHQPGASPQQQPQQVAAMAGSHNIHFSSAPATSQSSRPKTPNRASPRPYHHPLTPTNRPPSTEPSEINLSPERLNASIAGLFPPKINIPLPPRQPNLNRGFDQQGLNPTTLKAIGQAPPNLANIPVNSNTSGNNNGPPSYPSGGGMVSTGGKQDKQTGVGQAKRASPSNSRRSSPASNRKAATPSPGRQKGAKTTLTSPPHPQQMMVSPQNVMVSPNSVLPTSSASLPSVGPGESQQSLNSLQTLPGSVDTVGQVVTTQAEQHQAVQLREQSAPKMASPRVPSQEPKRQEPNNLVEQRAEDKHQLRMMPQHDLGSAVSPAFREAPTSLNQLLDNTGASSLSVKSQNIPQVVGEPVQKESPHALPGQENQSNPIVSQSTNIGMSLSTSETDQKLKSVSVSNPNLVASSNANLQSVSAVSSVSSNQTVLLSLTSISNPSASSNHNLIPISNASQTVLQRPISSAPTPQNQITVFVTSNPISSATNTASVVPSAVVSKVLAVPNKNIRPPDVRQQNPTQTRPQFITGPVYSIFQATSVPSSTNVMSQPVTMVGPIVSANIQLTPTPVSTTAAPVSTSVLTNSPAVSIAATQQSRTVIGQLQVQVPASQASSVNMVPPPQQPSPGVPKQESASDASGPKSSPVGQSALHSGMSSPFQLLASPPACSSPGATAIARRSPLSPTTILAKSNPVQTVVSKHNTPIISSSIADDHKERTPVPQIGKTLDVATTQASCPVTSATVSALQPNAPVTVPAAQNASQQSALPPNVSSPVAVPTPSPVPTSTSSSNMPPPTSIPGMVHLSSPVPTSTPSSSLPAVSVSATAAASGPPTTTSGSCTASSAQLSGVQQPPSLVETSVPVSAETKEAVVDAPSISANPEAPQEDQASCDQAGQGVTTAAEQGWAKKRKTPVNLAPRDTRATTEKAKGPSRRSSRTDKEPEEEASDSGQRKRAARPGSASSNTGKDSNTGASPTQAKRRKSK is encoded by the exons ctgcaaTGCGTATGAATAACCCTTCGGTGTCCATGATGCCTCCTGGGGCTAATATGGCAGCACAGGGAATGGTACCGAATAGTGGGGGACCAATGCAGCCAAGAGCACCAAGGCCACCATTACAGACAG acactATGGATCCCATGCTTTCAGGGCTGGCTTTACAGCAACAGCAGCAACAACTCCAACATCCTCAAGTGGGACAAGGTCCGCTCGGTAACCTAGGCCCACAGGGACATCACATGCAAGCCATGCAAGCAAACCGGCAGCTAAATCCAGCAGCCCTACAGCAGCTTcagcaacaacaacagcagcaccAACAACAGCAGGTTCAGATGGCTCAATTAGGTGGTGCACGTGGTCCTTTCAACCCCTCCAACCAGATGCCTGTACCTCCTGGCTGGAACCAGTTGCCCTCTGGAGTTCTCCAACCACCACCTGTCCAGGGTCCAATGGGACCAGCTTGGAGGAAAGCCCCACCACAGCCACAAATGGGGCAGCGTCAACCCTCTTTGGCATCTGTTCAGACACCCAATCATCCACCACCACCATATCCATTTGGAAGCCAGCAGGCTTTCAATCCAATGGCACAGCATCAGTTACAACAACAGCAACAGCAGCAGACAGGGGCAAACCAGTTTGTAACCCCCCAGCCCAAAGTCCCTCAGGGAGCACCAGGTGTGGTTGTCTCAAGAGCACCTCCTCCTATGCCTCCATCTTCTGCCCCGCAAGGAAATCTCACAGCTAAGTCCCCTGGTTCGTCGTCATCTCCTTTCCAACAGGGCTCACCTGGAACACCTCCGATGATGGGACAGGGGCAGGGGCAACTTGGTCCACGCCCCACAACACCCCAGGGTTTCCCGCAGGGTGTTGGATCTCCAGGAAGAGCTGTGATGGGCCAGCAAGGAAACATTCAGCCTGGCTTTATGGGCATTCCACAACATGCACAGGTTTCCCAAGGTGGAATGGGAG GTATGCCTAAACGAATGCCAATGGGGTTCCCAAATGCCCCTGTTAATCAGAACTTTGGGCAGGGACAGGTAAATACCACTGGAGCTGGTAGTACACCCCAACTACAAAATAGTCAGACCTTGGCAAACGCTG GTGTCCAGTCATCAGCCTCAGCGCCAAACCACATGCAGGCAAATCCCCTTCAAGGTGCTGGAATGACCCACCATGGTGGCATGCCAGCCCAACCACCAGGCACCACCTCAGGTGGTAGTATGGGTCAACCTCAGCAAGGTCTTCAGACTCAAATGATGGGTGTACCACAATCACAACATCAAACACAGGTTGTAGCCTCCACACAAAGTCAAATGGTACAAAGCCAAACAGGGGGGCAGACTGTTTTGTCCAGGCCAGTAAATGCTGGGCAGCGAGGAATGACTCCTCCCAAGCAAATGATGCCACCACAAGGTCAAGGGATCATGCAGAACCAAAACCAACTTGGTGGAGGACCAGGACATCAGGCATTATTGcttcaacagcagcagcagcaacaacaacaacaacagcagcaacaacaacaacaacagcagcagcagcagcaacaacaacaacaacaacagcagcaacagCAAAATGCTATGATGGAACACATTGTAGCTAGTCAGATACAGGGTAACAAGCAGGCCTTTGGCCCAAAAGGTCAACCTGGGGTAATGCAAGGCCAGATGATGAGAGGTCCTTCACCCAATGTTCAAGGTAATTTGCCACAATTTCAGTCTCAGATGGGTCAGCAACAGATGACTCCGCAACAGCATcagcaacagcaacaacaaatggctcatttgcaacaacaacagcagcaattACAGCAACAGCAACTACAGCAACAGCAGTTGCAACAGCAACAACTACAGCTGCAACACCAGCAGCCGCAACAGTCACAAATGCAACAACAACAGCTACAGCAACCCCATCAGCAGATGGTACAACAACAGCCACAACAAATTCCAATGAATGGCAACCCCAATCAGGCATTGGGGATGCATGGGGCTCAAATGCGACTTCCGGGAAATCATCATTTAGTACAACAACAGCTTCAGCAAAAACAACAGCAACAGCAGGTGATGCTGCAACAGCAGCAGGCTAGTCAGCAGCATCAGCACCAGTTAGGAGATAGTAGTGGAAATGCAGATATCAGCCAGCAGATGGTTTCAGACCTGCAGAATCAGCAACAACAGCAAGGCATGTTGGGGAGTACCCAACATTTACAAGTTGGTAATGGCCATTTTCCAGGTCATGGCATGTCCTTCAATCCTCAGTTTGCTGGTCAAATGCCAATAGGAGGCCCGTGTGTGCAAACGGGTGGATTTCCAGTGAACAAGGATGTGACACTAACCAGTCCCTTGTTAGTAAATCTTCTCCAAAGTGACATTTCTGCCAGCCAGTTTGGTCCTGGTGGGAAGCAAGGAACAGGTGCGGCTGCTGCTAACCAGGCCAAGCCTAAAAAGAAGAAACCTCCTCGTAAGAAGAAGCCCAAAGTAGAAGAAGGACAACAGTCTGCTGATGGTCTGTG TGGTCTGGATTCACTGCCTCATGGAATGGAGGAGGAGATGCAAGGGCTGGGTAGTGATCAAGGGTCTGGCATTGACTCAAACTCTAAACTTCCTGAATTCTCTAATAGACCAG GTCTGCCTGGTCAGTCTGGAGATCAAAGGGTATTACAGCAAATGCCAATGCAGTTTATGCCCCCACAACAGCAGCAACAGATACAGCAACAGATGCAACAACAGCATCAGCAGATCCAGCAGCAGCAGCTGCAACAGATGCAACAACAGCATCAGCAgatccagcagcagcagcagcagcaacaacaactgCAACAGCAACAAATGCAGATGCAGAGTATGCAGGGTCCTCAAGGTCAAGCTGGAACATCACAAGGAGCCCATCATGTCCAGACCCAGATTCATTCACAACAGTCAATGCAGATGCAGcaacagcagcaacaacaacaaccaccACCACAACACCTCCAACAACAATTGCAGTCACAGccacaacagcaacaacaacaggcacagcagcaacagcaacaacatcagcagcagcagcagcaacaacaacaacagatgaTGATGATGCTTAAAATGCAACAAGAAGCTAAGAATCGAATGCCACTACAGCAAGGTGGGCACATGCCCAAGGGTTTAGTCAATCCCAATGATCCATCTCAGAGAATGCCTGTATCACAGCCAAGCAACATGCCTGTAATGATCGATCTTCAAGGGCATGGAGGTGTTCCACCTTCTCCTGATAAAGCCAGAGGAATGCCACTCATGGTGAATCCACCTCTCACTGGGCCAGCAAGAAGGACACCGCATTCAGAGGTTGGACAACCAACACCACCAGAGGAAACCCCTGGAAACCATAGCATGCAGGACCGTGGACCCCTCGAAATGGGTCAACAGTCAGGAAATGGAAATCAACCAATGATTCCCAATCAGGGTCCTAATACTCATTTAATGAAATCTGTGCCTTTATCAGTGCCCCACCAGCCAGGAGCAAGTCCCCAACAGCAGCCCCAGCAAGTGGCAGCAATGGCTGGATCACATAACATTCACTTTTCAAGCGCTCCTGCAACTTCCCAAAGTTCCCGCCCTAAAACTCCTAACCGAGCCAGTCCCCGACCATATCATCACCCTTTAACTCCAACCAACCGTCCACCTAGTACTGAACCCTCTGAAATAAATCTGTCCCCTGAGAGACTGAATGCCTCTATTGCTGGTCTTTTCCCTCCAAAAATTAACATTCCTCTGCCACCACGGCAGCCAAATCTTAATCGAGGCTTTGATCAGCAAGGTCTTAACCCAACCACACTTAAAGCAATTGGCCAGGCTCCACCCAACCTAGCCAATATTCCTGTCAACAGTAATACCAGTGGCAACAATAATGGCCCACCGTCTTATCCATCAGGTGGTGGCATGGTAAGCACTGgaggaaaacaagacaaacagACTGGTGTTGGACAGGCTAAGAGAGCTAGTCCCAGCAATAGTCGACGATCTAGCCCTGCCTCAAATAGAAAAGCTGCCACTCCGAGCCCAGGAAGACAGAAGGGTGCCAAAACTACACTAACATCGCCTCCACATCCGCAACAAATGATGGTTAGTCCACAGAACGTGATGGTTAGTCCCAACTCAGTACTCCCAACTAGTTCTGCATCTTTGCCATCAGTAGGACCTGGAGAATCACAACAGAGTTTAAATTCTCTGCAAACCCTACCTGGTAGTGTGGATACAGTTGGCCAAGTAGTGACTACACAAGCAGAGCAGCATCAGGCAGTTCAGTTAAGAGAGCAGTCTGCTCCTAAAATGGCAAGCCCCCGGGTGCCATCTCAGGAACCCAAACGGCAAGAGCCTAACAATTTGGTAGAACAGCGTGCTGAAGATAAACATCAACTTCGGATGATGCCACAACATGATCTTGGCTCTGCTGTGTCACCAGCATTTAGAGAAGCTCCAACATCTCTAAATCAGCTATTGGACAATACAGGCGCCTCATCTTTGTCAGTgaaatctcaaaatattcctcAAGTGGTTGGAGAACCTGTGCAGAAAGAGAGCCCTCATGCTCTACCAGGTCAGGAAAACCAATCCAATCCCATTGTCTCACAGAGCACAAATATTGGCATGTCTTTGTCTACAAGTGAAACTGATCAAAAACTTAAATCTGTTTCAGTATCAAATCCAAATCTTGTAGCCAGtagcaatgcaaacctgcagtcCGTCAGTGCAGTATCAAGTGTTAGTTCAAACCAAACCGTGCTCTTAAGCCTCACTTCAATTTCCAACCCTTCAGCAAGTTCAAATCACAATCTTATACCCATCTCAAACGCATCTCAAACAGTCTTGCAAAGGCCCATCTCATCAGCACCAACTCCACAAAATCAGATCACAGTCTTTGTAACCTCTAATCCCATTAGCTCTGCTACCAACACGGCTTCTGTGGTTCCTTCTGCTGTTGTATCCAAGGTACTGGCAGTTCCCAATAAAAACATAAGACCTCCTGACGTTCGTCAACAAAATCCCACCCAAACTCGTCCACAGTTCATCACAGGACCTGTCTATTCAATATTTCAAGCTACGTCGGTACCATCAAGTACTAATGTCATGTCTCAACCTGTCACTATGGTTGGTCCCATAGTCTCTGCAAACATCCAGCTTACTCCTACCCCGGTGTCAACTACAGCTGCACCAGTATCAACATCTGTGCTGACAAACTCACCTGCTGTCAGCATAGCTGCTACGCAGCAGAGCCGCACTGTCATTGGGCAGCTTCAAGTTCAAGTACCTGCAAGTCAGGCTTCCTCTGTAAACATGGTACCACCACCTCAACAGCCAAGCCCTGGAGTTCCAAAACAGGAGAGTGCCTCTGATGCTAGTGGCCCGAAATCTAGTCCTGTTGGTCAGTCGGCCTTACATTCTGGGATGTCCTCACCCTTTCAGCTACTAGCTTCTCCACCTGCTTGCTCTAGCCCAGGGGCTACGGCCATTGCTCGCAGAAGTCCTCTATCTCCAACAACAATTTTAGCCAAAAGCAATCCAGTCCAGACTGTTGTAAGCAAGCATAACACACCCATCATCTCTTCGAGCATTGCCGATGATCACAAAGAGCGAACCCCTGTCCCTCAGATAGGAAAGACTCTGGATGTTGCCACAACTCAAGCTTCTTGTCCGGTTACTTCTGCAACGGTATCCGCACTTCAGCCGAATGCTCCAGTGACTGTTCCAGCTGCTCAAAATGCATCTCAGCAATCTGCACTTCCTCCAAATGTGTCTTCTCCTGTAGCTGTGCCCACTCCTTCTCCAGTCCCTACTTCTACGTCTTCGTCTAATATGCCACCGCCGACCTCTATCCCTGGAATGGTGCACCTGTCTAGTCCTGTTCCTACTTCTACACCATCCTCTAGTTTGCCTGCAGTTTCAGTTTCTGCAACTGCTGCTGCTTCAGGACCTCCCACTACAACCTCCGGCTCCTGCACAGCATCATCTGCACAACTCTCTGGGGTACAGCAGCCGCCTTCACTGGTAGAGACTAGTGTACCTGTCTCTGCTGAAACAAAAGAAGCTGTTGTTGATGCTCCTAGCATCTCAG CTAATCCTGAAGCTCCACAAGAAGACCAAGCTTCATGTGACCAAGCTG GACAAGGGGTTACCACTGCAGCAGAACAAGG ATGGGCAAAGAAAAGAAAGACGCCCGTCAACTTAGCCCCAAG GGATACAAGGGCCACCACTGAGAAAGCAAAAGGTCCTAGTCGACGAAGCTCACGAACAGACAAGGAACCTGAGGAGGAAGCATCCGACAGTGGACAGAGAAAAAGAGCTGCTCGGCCAGGCTCAGCCTCATCCAACACAGGAAAAG ACTCAAACACTGGAGCCAGTCCCACCCAGGCAAAACGAAGGAAGTCGAAGTAA